GACCCTGAGCGGGCGCCTCTCGCCCATCCTGGCCGAGGTCGAGCTGGAGGAGTCAGAGGAAGGCGGGCTCTCCTGCTCGGCCTCGCCCCacctctacccctccccctcaTCCAGCGCACGTTCCCCGGCCATGGGGGCTGCGGGAGGCCACTGTCCACCTGTGGAGCAATTGCCCCAGCTGGCTAATCTCACGGGGGCGATCAGCCTGGAGGAGAGGCTCCTGGAGGAAggctaccaccatcatcatcctcacccAGCGGCAGGCCACAAACTTCCCCCGGTCTATCATTACAACCctggggttaaaggtcaggggaCGTACTGCGGCACAGTCTACAGCCAGGCTGGGATGGGCATGCTGCACCACCACTCACCCATGCAGACCATCCAGGAGAATAAGCCTGCTAGCTTCGGCGGCACCATGCGGGCCTACTCAGGGACCAACGCCCTGCAGAGCCTGCTGACAGGAGGCCCCGGAGTTCCACAGCAGTACTGTGCCAAGGACATAATACTGGGCCAGGAGAGAGATGACCACCCCATGATGGGGCCCTCCACGAACGGAGTGAGCTCCACCCGTCACAGCCATCACTCCGGACACAACGGACATGCAGCACACAGTCACAATGGCAGCCACACAAACCACAACTCGGCTCACAGCCACAACGGCCACAACGGTACTCAGAGTCGTAACCTCAACCCTGTgaccaaccacaaccacaactctCCTCATCTTGGCCACAACCTCAGTCAGAACCACAGCAACCACACAACGCACACACCGACTcaagccccagccccagccctggcCCCACGCATCAGCAGTGGCCACCTCCAGCCCTACAGCCACAAAGCCCCCTATCTTTACAGCCCCCCGTCCCACGCCCACCTCCCCGCTTCCACCACCCTGCCACCCAACCCGGCCGGCATGCTGGGGATGCCTCAGGACTCCTGCCACCTGGCCACCGCCCCCCACCCCTCGCACCCCTGCCACAACACTTACCCCAGCCCTCAACACCAAGGAATGGGCAgtggactgtaccaccaccaacGGGGCATGGTGGGAGGTGGCACAGGAGGCAGCTACCATGGTAGCTCATACCACCAGCCTCACCCCCACGAGAGACTACCAGCTGATCTGGACCTGGATATCTTCCACGGGAGCTTGGACTGCGACGTGGAGTCCATCCTCCTCCACGATATCATGGACTCCGGAGAGGAAATGGACTTCAACTTTGACAGCTCCTTGGCCCAGGgggtggggatggggatggggatgggcgtgggggtgggggtgggcatGAGTGGACTGGCAGGTCCTCAGCAAGCCCACAACAACCAGAGCTGGGTGCCCGGCTGAGATGTTTCCCGGAGTGCTTCCGGGCAGGCCTCAGAAAAGACTCCACTACCCAGAGTGCTGCAGGCCAGCCCTCACCGCCCCTCAGATAGACAGACTCCACCCCCTCCCCACTAACATGTTGGGGAGCACTGTGCTTGACTGTGTCATTCCTGGACTGAAAACAGAGGAGATGGGACAAACACTGTCACTCACTTCCCATACCTTTCTATGTTGTGTTATAAAAAGCCCCTGTCCCTCCCTGCCCGGACTCCCTCTGGATATTGTAGCTCATGTCACATTGGTTTTTCTCACATCAGCTGTATACTGTGATGACAATCTCAACTGTGTTGTTTCCCAACCTTGTTCCTTTCTCATCTACTATCATGAGACCTGAACTCACCAAGCACTTTAAAAAAAAGTGGGTCAGACTCCACAGCTCACtcacaaacagacctgggttcaaatactattcaaaaTCCTTTCCATCACTttatctgggcttgattgagtttgcctggtgcaatggaaccaatagaattgtcgcaaaagtgcaaaccccgccTATCTTGCGCTCCAGGCAGACTACAGCAAAAGCTGAACGGATTTTAAATATCTCAAATGGTATTTGGACCCAGGACTGCTCACGTAGAAGACAAATTCATGCAGAGTTTGGCTGTTTGCAAGGCGGGTACGGTATTTGACATATCATTTTGCTGAACAAATAAAGAAAGTGCAAGAATCAGAATCTGTAGTTACATTTGTGGGAAAGATGTATAATGGGGGTTGCTATGCTGCTACGTTTACTGCCAGTGGGAAGCAGGGAAAATGTCAGCAAAGATTTCTGATTGATTGCTTATTTGGTCTCTTTGTCGTTGGCTCGTATTAGTCAAATTCTACATTTTGGGAAAGACTCTTACAACAACCTGTGCCTCCTCACTGACCTAATTGAAAACTATAATCTGGTGCTTTACTTCACTGTGCAAGTCAAAATGTATGTTATATTAGTCAGTTGCATTCTGTCATTATGTCAATTGATTTAATCTTCGGAATATTCAGAAGAGAACATTTGAAATGGCGTATCACCTTGCCTCAACCAGGGTTTATTTTTTCTTTGTGGCGCCAGCTTTTTTTCTTTAGcttttttcattttctttttttgcccctctctctctcctttctttaacctctctctctcctttctttaactcctctctctctctctctctctctctcctttctttaacctctctctctctcctttctttaatctctctctctctctctctctcctttctttaacctctctctctctcctttctttaacctctctctctctctctcctttctttaacctctctctctctcctttctttaacctctctctctctctcctttctttaacctctctctctctctcctttctttaacctctctctcgctctctctcctttctttaacctctctctctctctcctttctttaacctctctctctctcctttctttaacctctctctctctctcctttctttaacctctctctctctctcctttctttaacctctctctctcctttcttgaacctctcgctctctctcctttctttaacctctctctctctctcctttctttaacctctatctctctctctctctctctctctctctctctctctcctttctttaacctctctctctcctttcttgaacctctctctctctctctcctttcttgaacctctctctctctctcctttatttaatctctcgctctctctcctttctttaacctctctctcctttctttaacctctctctctctcatttatttaatctctctctctctcctttctttaacctctctctctcctttctttaacctctctctctctctctctctctctcctttcgttaacctctctcttcccctctctctctctctcctttctttaacctctccctctcctttatttaacctctctctctctctctctctctcctttctttaacctctctctctctctcctctctttaacctctccctctctctctcctttctttaacctctctcttccactctctctctctctctctctctctctctctctctctctctctctctctctcctctgccaaaGGAGACAGAGTGATCATCCCTCAGACCGACCCATTAAACTGGGTCTTGATTGAAATTCAGCATCTTGCTTTTAATCTCCAAAGTGATGCTGCGGCCATGCATCATTATCGGGAATCTAAACGCAACagcctcccatccctctctctctctcatccctttctctctcacccccgcAGTTGTCGCTAACGTAATGTGCTGACTGATAGCCGTGATTAACGCCTAGTCATCCTGGCCCGAGGGAGACAACGCCGTCCGTTTTTGTCGGTTTGTCTGTTCGGAAAGGGCACGGGTGGGAAAAAGAACACCACACAAAATAAGTAAACACAGGTTGATAGTAGGTCAAGAGACGAGAATCACATGATCATGTCCCTTTCCCCAGTCCTTGTTGGGCGTGTGTGTCTTAAACGGGTAGTGTGTTTGTGTCGTAAGTCATCCGCTTCGTCATCGTCATCTGTATTTTGTGTTCCCTTGCACACGTTATGAGGCCGTCTGACTGTGTTTTGGGCCCGGTGGGAGTTCTCTGGCATAAGGTACTGTACATATAGGCGGAGAGGGGTAGAAAAGACGACGAAAACAATCAGCCAATCAGATTGGCATTCACCTCTGTCAGACAGGGTTGTTGTTCCTTCCTACCTTCCTTCCCCTCGTCTCCACATTCAGCGTGTTTCCCTTTTTTGTCGTCGTTCTCTCTTGTTGTCGTTGTAACGTTGACGTTCTGAAGGGACATACAGGGTGGATACGGCATGGTAATGTGTGAAGGCAGATATCGGGATTGTGACCCCCGCCCCCTCCACACCCTATACTCTAGGCTACACCCGTCCCTATGAATTGGACCACGGTGTCTGTGTATATGTGGGGAGTCTACTTACTGTAGCTCTAGCCACCACACTCTAGTTCCACACAAAGCCTCGGGACAGGAGAGAGccatgggtcatgttcattagggcacacgcAGAACACCGTTGCGAACTGTCTTAAAGCGCTTTGCAACGGAAACCCAAAaatgagtgtttcttattggacaaagtCCAGGTTGTCCCGCTCCGATTCTGtcagtttttgtttgtttgatgcCTAAAGAACATGAACCAGCTCTCCCGTCTCCCTCAGTAGACACGCTCTGCTGTGGACTGTACTGAGTACTTCTAACAGGAATGTCCTAAAATGTACACCGTACCGGGATTTCCTAACATGTACACCGTACAAGGGACATATCATTACAGCCAGAGGGCAAGTATGGCACGGACTATCAGGCCCTATCCTCGAGATCAACATCCTTATTCTAGGATGTCGTCTCTTGTTCAATCTCAGTCTGTGAAGTATGTGTGGAAGGTCTTGGCGAAATGTTATAGCCTGCGCTAAAAAGGTTTAGTGACGCCCCGATATTGGAAAATAGAGctatatataatataacattttATTATACACATATTTATTTATGAAAGAGGTGGGTCTTTGTCACCCCTGAGTGTGGTAGTTTGTGAGCCAACTCCCATTTCCCTCCAATTTGTTTGGTCTTTGTTTCCGCGTCACACTTTCTTTATAGTTGTAAGGATTTTATTTTGTACAAAAATCTATATATTGAGGATATTGTATAATAGTTTTTAAACTCAAAAAGGAATTATTAATTTTGTCGTCTTTCTTTTTTTAAGAGAATGTATCTTATCTGGTGACTGTTAAATAAATGACATGAAAAGAAAGCATCTGTTTCTTGCTCTGTTTCTTGCTCTACGCTTGTGTGGTTCCGTGCGAGGATTTGCCACGATTGTGTGATGACATTTCCATTGTAATCCCCTGATTCGTGAGTTGTCTTGTGCTGGTGTGTTCTTCATTCCTTGTTCTTTCATATACCTGTGTGAGCGACTGCGTGTGTTGTGTTGCATATGCATTTGTTCTTTCATTTGATATTACCCAAGGATAATCTGTCCAACGAGGTTCTCTTTTTGTACATACAGCACACACAGACTCACTTTGCTtcaaaagtgtgtgtttgtgaacgAGTTTTCTTTCTTTAAAATAGTCTATGCATATGTTGATGGGTGTCCGTTTATATGTGCGCAAGGGAAATGGTGAGTGTGTTTGTGCATCCCTGTGTATGTGTGCCCTTGGGTGTGTATGCGTGTTCTTGTATGTTAGTGTGTCTCCTTCTGTATGTGCGAAAGCAAAAActgtgctgtgtgtgagagagagatgggggaggggtggtaatgAGGGGGTGAGTGTCATCGCCGCTGTAGGTTGGTCACAGCTGTCCCAGTCCCTTCCGAGGCGTTTTCACAGGAGGAGAGCGAAATACTGCCAGGCCGCAGGGGAGTCTCCTcctccatacatacatacacacacacacacacatgcgcacacacacagacaggcgcgcatacacacacacacacatggacacagatacacacacacagaggcgcatacagacacacacaggagcgCGGGCACACAGGAGCGCCCAAACACTCCTCTCACTGAAATGTTCACTTTTAATTGACTCCACTCGGCAGAGACtctcgggagggagggagggaaaaagagggaggtgGTGGACCATATGGAGGGAAAagccagagaggagagaaccagagagagaaacacaattTGAAAAAGACCCAATTCTCAATACATAACAGTTATCACTGTACTGAATAATTCAAACAAGCCATTACACATATACTCTACATGATGTCTGCGTAGTTCTGTTCCTCTGGATCGTACGGCAGCACGTGTGATTAAGCAGAAAAGGGTATGGAAGAAGGCATTGCTCTACAAGTCTGGCGGATATCCCCTTCCCTCCATTCTGCCACCCCCacctctagagagagagggagagaaagagctagagagagatggtgagagagagagagcgagagagaccgaacGAAAGACAGaggagtgaagaaaaagcagacGGCTCTGTCCAGGTGCTGCGCCTCAGGGATGGACCAGTCTTCTGTTGCCTCATTatcggagagagagaggctatacATTCCCGTGCCATTATTCTCCCACTCAAACAGCTCAACGCAGGTCTGCTTCACTGAGCCTGGTGATGGTATAGCATAGAAAAACTCACGGGGTGGGCACTGCCAACCAAGACCtataggttaatataacactagaATATAATATTGAAGACGGATCCATTTGATTTAATGCTGATCACATGCATTTCTACTTAGAATCGAGCTTCATTTCATTCTCAATGAGGATGCTAAtataactggtctgtcataaattgCCCTATCGACTTAGATCCGTGCTTATCCTTAGGTCACCCCGGTTTAAAATGtgaatatagagagaggagaaagatgaAAACCAGCTATTCCCTTTAgcctactaatactactgcagATCTCAAGTCAGacatccggggggggggggggggggggggctacaggGGTGATGACACAATTAATGTCAAATGAATACCCCTGAGCCCCCTTCTCAAatctgtatcccccccccccccccacctgctCTATCACACAAGGCCTAATCCCACATGGGGAGCTAAGCGTTAAGCGTCGTAGCCTGATTTAGCTAGCGCAGCACTGGCGTACGGGGAACAGGGCCGACTGGCGTCAATAATTACGGGCTGATACTGAGAGAGTAATTAGCGAGGGTGGCTAATGGCGGCAGCTTTGGAACATTAGGGTTGATCGCTAGGAGATAGCGACGCTTCGACTAGCCTCCCATGGGCAAGAGCAGACACACAGGTTCTGAATCAGAGATGGTTCTGATGCTTAAATACTGGGTTATGTGGTTGCTGTAGGGGAGGATTGGATTGGGGCTTGGGGGCTgcggagctcagagagagaggtcAAATGTAGGCTGTGGTTGGTAGTTCATGTACcattggtgagagagagagagagagagagagagagagagagagagagagagagagagagagactaacagaGAGATAATTGAATTGAATGAACTGAATTGAGAAAAtgagaggaatagagaaagactgtgtgtgtgtgtgtgtgtgtgtgtgtgtgtgtgtgtgtgtgtctgtgtgtgtgtgtgtgtgttagacagagGCTCAGAATCGAGGACAGCCGTAGTGTAGTTAATAGGCCTGCAGTGGAgagccctctgtgtgtgtgtgtgtctgtgtgtctgtgtgtgtgtgtgtgtgtgtgtgttagacagagGCTCAGAATCGAGGACAGCCGTAGTGTAGTTAATAGGCCTGCAGTGGAGagccctctgtctgtgtgtgtgtctgtgtgtctgtgtgtgtgtgtgtgtgtgtgtgtgtgttagacagagGCTCAGAATCGAGGACAGCCGTAGTGTAGTTAATAGGCCTGCAGTGGAGagccctctgtgtgtgtatgtgtgttgcgTTAACCAGTGTTCAGTCTACCCTGACCCTCAGTAAGCATCACCTGGAACCAATGGACCTCAGAGAGATAGACacgaaagagagagtgagagacagagtgaaagtgaaaaaaacagCGCCTCTCACTCCGAGTAACCTGGAGCCGCACTTCAATCTGGCTGCTAACAAGcgttctctatctctttctcctctctctttctcttctctctctctctctctctctctctctctctctctctttctcctctctctctctctttctcctctctctctctctttctcctctctctctctctctctctctctctctctctctctttttctcctctctctctctctatctctctctctctctctctctctctctctcctctctctttctctcctctctctctctctctctctctctctctctctctctctctctctctttctcctctctctctctcctctctctctctctttctcctctctctctctctctctctctctctctctctctctctctctctctctctctctctctctctctcagcatctctctctctct
The genomic region above belongs to Oncorhynchus mykiss isolate Arlee chromosome 3, USDA_OmykA_1.1, whole genome shotgun sequence and contains:
- the LOC110504017 gene encoding forkhead box protein O3-like — translated: MLMMGDEELAHQVDSDFEPQNRPRSCTWPLPCPEDFPKVLEVNGGLPLTTIKVEPDDNLAASACRAGRMGGTPTELKHPAVAPAPIGATHPCLAGAALDVTGQLRKAKSSRRNAWGNQSYADLITRAIESTPEKRLTLSQVYDWMVRYVPYFKDKGDSNSSAGWKNSIRHNLSLHTRFIRVQNEGTGKSSWWMLNPEGGKMGKAPRRRTVSMDNSTKYLKSKGRVSRKRVGRPGIGSGAQVGLQASPEQGSPPGKVLPGNIGGAGGVEGEFDAWTELHSRASSSTSTLSGRLSPILAEVELEESEEGGLSCSASPHLYPSPSSSARSPAMGAAGGHCPPVEQLPQLANLTGAISLEERLLEEGYHHHHPHPAAGHKLPPVYHYNPGVKGQGTYCGTVYSQAGMGMLHHHSPMQTIQENKPASFGGTMRAYSGTNALQSLLTGGPGVPQQYCAKDIILGQERDDHPMMGPSTNGVSSTRHSHHSGHNGHAAHSHNGSHTNHNSAHSHNGHNGTQSRNLNPVTNHNHNSPHLGHNLSQNHSNHTTHTPTQAPAPALAPRISSGHLQPYSHKAPYLYSPPSHAHLPASTTLPPNPAGMLGMPQDSCHLATAPHPSHPCHNTYPSPQHQGMGSGLYHHQRGMVGGGTGGSYHGSSYHQPHPHERLPADLDLDIFHGSLDCDVESILLHDIMDSGEEMDFNFDSSLAQGVGMGMGMGVGVGVGMSGLAGPQQAHNNQSWVPG